TGGAACATCCAAACTTTGTCCATTGCACTTTATGCTCATCAACAATTTTTTCCACTTTCTCCACCTCTTTTTTTAGGTGAGTAACTCTAACTTCATGGAATGTAGGAGGCTTCATTCCGGGGCCATGTTGTCCTACTGTCtcaataaatttatcaaatgaTTTGTGATTGACACAATTAAAAGGGAGCCCTACATCATACATCCATATTGCGAAAGCACTTACCGCACGCTCTCTTagaattttctttgtttcatcAATTCCTCCTCCTTTTTCAAAGCCTCCTTTTTGTGTTGATTTCTGCGGAAAATAGAGATTCATAGGGCCTTTCATCACATTCCGCGCGGTGGATGATGCACCTCCACTAGAAGATATCTTTGGAGTTTTGGAGGGAGGCATCATTTCTGCATATTCATCCatatcatcaacatcatcaaTATCAATATATTCTTCCGGCTGCCTCACTTGAAATTTGGGATTATTAGCGATTTTATTTTGCATATAAACCCTTACTTCTTCTCTAATCGCCAACGGACAAGCTGTACATTGTTTAACATTCTTGAAACCACCCACTAAATGTTGCTTGTGTCGAGTTATTCCACCATTAAAAgtactcccacaaaagttacaaTTAACCGAGTCTTTCGTTGCTCCTTGAGTACCATAATTCCATCCAATGTCCCTCTTTTTGCTAGCATCCCCCACTGAATTCAATCAATTCACTGTTTATGgacaaatgaataaataattatagaagAATTAATTTTTAAGCAACTAGTGAAGGCAGTAAGCAGTAACAGTGAACTGTGAACAATAAAACAGAGGGAAAAAACAGAGCAGTGAAAGGCAGCAAGCTACGGTAtctcaaaaagaaagaagaaagtgaaacgAAGAAGAGGACTGAACTCTGAAGAGAAGAAacgaaaaaagaagagaagaagaagaactgaaaagaagaagaaaaaaaagaggtaTACGGTATACCTGGCTGCAACTCATGTGATGAAGGAGGAGAAGAGACGTGAGGGGAAGCGCCAAAGAGGAGCAGCAACTCGTGCGATGAAGGAGGAAAAGAGACGCGAGGAGAAGAGATCGCAAGGAGAGAAACGCGACTGATTGCTGATGAAagtttgaaaatagaaaaaaacaaccctaattttgactaatattatTAAGTCaaagctttttaaaaatttaaaaacaaaatggCGCTGCCATTTACGTCGCCATCTGGTCGCCTATTTGGGATCGCCGCACCTCAGTGTAGA
The genomic region above belongs to Solanum stenotomum isolate F172 unplaced genomic scaffold, ASM1918654v1 scaffold15081, whole genome shotgun sequence and contains:
- the LOC125850206 gene encoding uncharacterized protein LOC125850206 — translated: MARRGEPFYTEVRRSQIGDQMATRVSLLAISSPRVSFPPSSHELLLLFGASPHVSSPPSSHELQPVGDASKKRDIGWNYGTQGATKDSVNCNFCGSTFNGGITRHKQHLVGGFKNVKQCTACPLAIREEVRVYMQNKIANNPKFQVRQPEEYIDIDDVDDMDEYAEMMPPSKTPKISSSGGASSTARNVMKGPMNLYFPQKSTQKGGFEKGGGIDETKKILRERAVSAFAIWMYDVGLPFNCVNHKSFDKFIETVGQHGPGMKPPTFHEVRVTHLKKEVEKVEKIVDEHKVQWTKFGCPMNLYFPQKSTQKGGFEKGGGIDETKKILRERAVSAFAIWMYDAGLPFNCVNHKSFDKFIETVGQHGPGMKPPTFHEVRVTHLKKEVEKVEKIVDEHKVQWTKFGCSMMKDKWTARNGKMIINILVNSPIGSVFLGSVDASNESTDSTKMYKLFESTIERIGPENVVQIVTDNASENVKAGSMMMGAYPHIYWTPCAAHCINLMFGDIFKVKPYASVFKKAIRIHSYISQRTFLLILMRKFTNKRNLVKPAKTKFATAFLILRARYIQRKNLRT